One segment of Poecile atricapillus isolate bPoeAtr1 chromosome 5, bPoeAtr1.hap1, whole genome shotgun sequence DNA contains the following:
- the METTL8 gene encoding tRNA N(3)-methylcytidine methyltransferase METTL8, mitochondrial isoform X3, with product MEMNTKEDHMQWSQEEEENAKKQATENSVVKVQSEDQDKYEREASKYWNEFYKTHKNNFFKDRNWLFLEFPEILPEKKRQEFKTEKISSEHAKINNDNSFPLKNGMFEEGEKYWKKYYGGGSTAVQGYAYKKNQVKALTDNPQGKNCGEELGKVESFPGCDATYRILEVGCGAGNSVFPILKVLCNTPGTFLYCCDFASGAVELVKSHSSYNSAWCSAFVHDVCDDALPYPFPDEILDVILLVFVLSTIHPDRMQGVVNRLVKLLKPGGMLLFRDYGRYDTAQLRFKKGHCLSENFYVRGDGTRVYFFTKDEVWNMFSLAGLTEVQNLADRRLQVNRKKKVKMQRVWIQSKFQKPLLSLHNPEETSKSHPCK from the exons GGACCACATGCAATGGTCACAAGAAGAAGAGGAGAATGCCAAGAAACAAGCAACAGAAAACTCTGTTGTGAAAGTTCAATCAGAAGACCAAG aTAAATATGAGAGAGAAGCCAGTAAATACTGGAATGAATTTTACAAGACAcacaaaaataactttttcaaGGATCGCAATTGGCTGTTTCTGGAGTTTCCAGAaattcttccagaaaaaaagagacaagagttcaaaacagaaaaaatatcttcagaacatgcaaaaataaataatgacaaCAGTTTTCCACTCAAAAATGGAATGTttgaagaaggagaaaaatactgGAAGAAATATTATGGAGGTGGTTCTACTGCTGTGCAAGGATAtgcatataaaaaaaatcaagtaaaagCTCTTACTGACAATCCTCAAGGTAAAAACTGTGGAGAAGAACTTGGCAAGGTAGAATCCTTCCCTGGTTGTGATGCCACTTACCGAATATTAGAG GTTGGTTGTGGAGCTGGAAACAGTGTCTTTCCTATTCTGAAAGTTCTATG cAATACACCTGGAACCTTTCTATACTGTTGTGATTTTGCTTCAGGAGCAGTGGAGCTGGTAAAG TCACATTCGTCCTACAATTCAGCCTGGTGTTCTGCCTTTGTTCATGATGTGTGTGATGATGCTTTACCCTATCCTTTTCCAGATGAGATCCTGGATGTCATTCTCCTTGTCTTTGTGCTCTCTACTATTCATCCTGACAG GATGCAAGGGGTTGTGAATAGGTTGGTTAAGCTACTGAAGCCTGGAGGAATGTTGTTATTTCGAGACTACGGAAGATATGATACAGCACAACTTCGTTTTAAAAAAG GTCATTGCTTGTCAGAAAATTTTTATGTAAGAGGAGATGGAACCAGAGTATATTTCTTTACCAAAG ATGAGGTATGGAACATGTTCAGCTTGGCTGGATTAACTGAAGTACAGAATTTAGCTGATCGGCGATTACAagtaaacagaaagaaaaaagtgaaaatgcagCGAGTTTGGATACAAAGCAAGTTCCAGAAGCCATTGCTATCTCTGCATAATCCTGAAGAAACCAGCAAAAGTCACCCTTGTAAATAA
- the METTL8 gene encoding tRNA N(3)-methylcytidine methyltransferase METTL8, mitochondrial isoform X4 yields the protein MQWSQEEEENAKKQATENSVVKVQSEDQDKYEREASKYWNEFYKTHKNNFFKDRNWLFLEFPEILPEKKRQEFKTEKISSEHAKINNDNSFPLKNGMFEEGEKYWKKYYGGGSTAVQGYAYKKNQVKALTDNPQGKNCGEELGKVESFPGCDATYRILEVGCGAGNSVFPILKVLCNTPGTFLYCCDFASGAVELVKSHSSYNSAWCSAFVHDVCDDALPYPFPDEILDVILLVFVLSTIHPDRMQGVVNRLVKLLKPGGMLLFRDYGRYDTAQLRFKKGHCLSENFYVRGDGTRVYFFTKDEVWNMFSLAGLTEVQNLADRRLQVNRKKKVKMQRVWIQSKFQKPLLSLHNPEETSKSHPCK from the exons ATGCAATGGTCACAAGAAGAAGAGGAGAATGCCAAGAAACAAGCAACAGAAAACTCTGTTGTGAAAGTTCAATCAGAAGACCAAG aTAAATATGAGAGAGAAGCCAGTAAATACTGGAATGAATTTTACAAGACAcacaaaaataactttttcaaGGATCGCAATTGGCTGTTTCTGGAGTTTCCAGAaattcttccagaaaaaaagagacaagagttcaaaacagaaaaaatatcttcagaacatgcaaaaataaataatgacaaCAGTTTTCCACTCAAAAATGGAATGTttgaagaaggagaaaaatactgGAAGAAATATTATGGAGGTGGTTCTACTGCTGTGCAAGGATAtgcatataaaaaaaatcaagtaaaagCTCTTACTGACAATCCTCAAGGTAAAAACTGTGGAGAAGAACTTGGCAAGGTAGAATCCTTCCCTGGTTGTGATGCCACTTACCGAATATTAGAG GTTGGTTGTGGAGCTGGAAACAGTGTCTTTCCTATTCTGAAAGTTCTATG cAATACACCTGGAACCTTTCTATACTGTTGTGATTTTGCTTCAGGAGCAGTGGAGCTGGTAAAG TCACATTCGTCCTACAATTCAGCCTGGTGTTCTGCCTTTGTTCATGATGTGTGTGATGATGCTTTACCCTATCCTTTTCCAGATGAGATCCTGGATGTCATTCTCCTTGTCTTTGTGCTCTCTACTATTCATCCTGACAG GATGCAAGGGGTTGTGAATAGGTTGGTTAAGCTACTGAAGCCTGGAGGAATGTTGTTATTTCGAGACTACGGAAGATATGATACAGCACAACTTCGTTTTAAAAAAG GTCATTGCTTGTCAGAAAATTTTTATGTAAGAGGAGATGGAACCAGAGTATATTTCTTTACCAAAG ATGAGGTATGGAACATGTTCAGCTTGGCTGGATTAACTGAAGTACAGAATTTAGCTGATCGGCGATTACAagtaaacagaaagaaaaaagtgaaaatgcagCGAGTTTGGATACAAAGCAAGTTCCAGAAGCCATTGCTATCTCTGCATAATCCTGAAGAAACCAGCAAAAGTCACCCTTGTAAATAA
- the METTL8 gene encoding tRNA N(3)-methylcytidine methyltransferase METTL8, mitochondrial isoform X2, with protein MQHRYQSNRRPAVPLGSRILTDPSKVFEHNMWDHMQWSQEEEENAKKQATENSVVKVQSEDQDKYEREASKYWNEFYKTHKNNFFKDRNWLFLEFPEILPEKKRQEFKTEKISSEHAKINNDNSFPLKNGMFEEGEKYWKKYYGGGSTAVQGYAYKKNQVKALTDNPQGKNCGEELGKVESFPGCDATYRILEVGCGAGNSVFPILKVLCNTPGTFLYCCDFASGAVELVKSHSSYNSAWCSAFVHDVCDDALPYPFPDEILDVILLVFVLSTIHPDRMQGVVNRLVKLLKPGGMLLFRDYGRYDTAQLRFKKGHCLSENFYVRGDGTRVYFFTKDEVWNMFSLAGLTEVQNLADRRLQVNRKKKVKMQRVWIQSKFQKPLLSLHNPEETSKSHPCK; from the exons GGACCACATGCAATGGTCACAAGAAGAAGAGGAGAATGCCAAGAAACAAGCAACAGAAAACTCTGTTGTGAAAGTTCAATCAGAAGACCAAG aTAAATATGAGAGAGAAGCCAGTAAATACTGGAATGAATTTTACAAGACAcacaaaaataactttttcaaGGATCGCAATTGGCTGTTTCTGGAGTTTCCAGAaattcttccagaaaaaaagagacaagagttcaaaacagaaaaaatatcttcagaacatgcaaaaataaataatgacaaCAGTTTTCCACTCAAAAATGGAATGTttgaagaaggagaaaaatactgGAAGAAATATTATGGAGGTGGTTCTACTGCTGTGCAAGGATAtgcatataaaaaaaatcaagtaaaagCTCTTACTGACAATCCTCAAGGTAAAAACTGTGGAGAAGAACTTGGCAAGGTAGAATCCTTCCCTGGTTGTGATGCCACTTACCGAATATTAGAG GTTGGTTGTGGAGCTGGAAACAGTGTCTTTCCTATTCTGAAAGTTCTATG cAATACACCTGGAACCTTTCTATACTGTTGTGATTTTGCTTCAGGAGCAGTGGAGCTGGTAAAG TCACATTCGTCCTACAATTCAGCCTGGTGTTCTGCCTTTGTTCATGATGTGTGTGATGATGCTTTACCCTATCCTTTTCCAGATGAGATCCTGGATGTCATTCTCCTTGTCTTTGTGCTCTCTACTATTCATCCTGACAG GATGCAAGGGGTTGTGAATAGGTTGGTTAAGCTACTGAAGCCTGGAGGAATGTTGTTATTTCGAGACTACGGAAGATATGATACAGCACAACTTCGTTTTAAAAAAG GTCATTGCTTGTCAGAAAATTTTTATGTAAGAGGAGATGGAACCAGAGTATATTTCTTTACCAAAG ATGAGGTATGGAACATGTTCAGCTTGGCTGGATTAACTGAAGTACAGAATTTAGCTGATCGGCGATTACAagtaaacagaaagaaaaaagtgaaaatgcagCGAGTTTGGATACAAAGCAAGTTCCAGAAGCCATTGCTATCTCTGCATAATCCTGAAGAAACCAGCAAAAGTCACCCTTGTAAATAA